One Pseudomonas abieticivorans genomic region harbors:
- a CDS encoding cytochrome c/ABC transporter substrate-binding protein: MNVGAAVCLVLLCGLSAVAAGVPLSAIESAGKRLYREGLSSSGEPIMARVGAADISVPATALPCAGCHGTDGLGRPEGGIRPADLSWRRLAGAHGQQRINGRDYPAYNDATLARAVQEGRDPANNRLDPSMPRFVLTLNDQRNLTAYLKRLQDEQDPGLEPDRLRLGTLLPTRGPLAEEGATVAAILTGSIARINQAGGIHGRQLQLIVADPGPDRASARQALAQLIDQPVFALVAPLAPALDEDLSAQLEQAGVPLIGALSLLGASQTSRQIFEPLPGLREQWVALADYAQQGLQLSQGPTLVAWYGDAHQQQAAAAFADYLQGQGWLQVRALAFDPRQPQGFTGQAASARAVFYVGEGAGFGPLAGHLQEAGVQPYLFAASSQVAGDVLQLPSGFSRRVFLAYPFIPSDWTPSGRAALTQLRQRQGLNGQHAVLQVAAYSSMLLLCEGLKQAGRDASREKLISALEGLHDFVTGVTPPISFGPGKRLGLNGAHIVTVELPEQRFYPVAPYQSLQARP; the protein is encoded by the coding sequence ATGAACGTCGGGGCGGCTGTGTGCCTGGTGCTGCTGTGCGGCTTGAGCGCGGTGGCTGCCGGCGTGCCGCTGTCGGCTATCGAGAGCGCCGGCAAGCGCCTGTATCGCGAGGGCCTGTCGAGCAGTGGCGAGCCGATCATGGCGCGGGTGGGGGCGGCTGACATCAGCGTGCCGGCCACCGCGCTGCCCTGCGCCGGCTGCCACGGCACCGACGGCCTGGGGCGCCCGGAAGGCGGAATCAGGCCAGCCGACCTTAGCTGGCGACGCCTGGCCGGCGCCCACGGCCAGCAGCGCATCAACGGCCGCGACTACCCCGCCTATAACGACGCCACGCTGGCCCGGGCCGTGCAGGAAGGCCGCGACCCGGCCAACAACCGCCTGGACCCGAGCATGCCGCGCTTCGTGCTGACGCTCAATGACCAGCGCAACCTCACCGCCTACCTCAAGCGACTGCAGGATGAGCAGGACCCGGGCCTTGAACCGGATCGGCTGCGCCTGGGCACCTTGTTGCCCACCCGCGGGCCACTGGCCGAGGAGGGCGCCACCGTGGCGGCGATCCTCACGGGCAGTATCGCGCGCATCAACCAGGCCGGAGGCATTCATGGGCGCCAACTGCAACTGATCGTGGCCGACCCTGGCCCCGACCGTGCCAGCGCCCGGCAGGCGTTGGCGCAACTGATCGATCAACCGGTGTTCGCGCTGGTCGCGCCCCTGGCCCCGGCGCTGGACGAGGACCTGTCGGCGCAACTGGAACAGGCCGGCGTGCCGTTGATTGGCGCACTGTCGCTGCTGGGGGCCAGCCAAACCAGCCGGCAGATTTTCGAGCCGTTGCCGGGCCTTCGCGAGCAATGGGTGGCGTTGGCCGACTACGCCCAGCAAGGCCTGCAACTGTCCCAGGGGCCGACCCTGGTGGCCTGGTATGGCGATGCCCACCAGCAACAGGCGGCCGCCGCGTTTGCCGACTACCTGCAAGGGCAGGGCTGGCTACAGGTGCGCGCCCTGGCGTTCGACCCACGGCAACCGCAGGGCTTTACCGGCCAGGCGGCCAGCGCCCGCGCGGTGTTCTACGTGGGCGAGGGCGCAGGCTTCGGCCCCTTGGCCGGGCACCTGCAGGAAGCCGGCGTGCAACCCTACCTGTTCGCCGCCTCAAGCCAGGTGGCCGGCGACGTGTTGCAGTTACCGAGCGGGTTTTCCCGGCGGGTGTTTCTAGCCTATCCGTTCATTCCCAGCGACTGGACCCCCAGTGGCCGTGCGGCGCTGACCCAATTGCGCCAGCGCCAGGGCTTGAATGGCCAGCACGCGGTGTTGCAGGTGGCGGCCTACAGTTCGATGTTGTTGCTGTGCGAGGGCTTGAAGCAGGCTGGCCGCGATGCCAGCCGGGAAAAGCTGATCAGCGCGCTGGAAGGCCTGCACGACTTCGTCACCGGCGTCACGCCACCGATCAGTTTTGGCCCGGGCAAGCGCTTGGGCCTGAACGGCGCGCACATCGTCACGGTAGAACTGCCCGAGCAGCGCTTCTACCCCGTGGCCCCCTACCAATCGCTGCAAGCCAGACCCTGA
- a CDS encoding SCO family protein produces MKRAHALIVCLMLCGSALGHEPAPAVATERPASGTRDAQAWFTDTPLYDQHGNTLRFYSDVLKDRVVLLNVIFTSCTDACPLITRKLLQVRQALGKDAAQVTFISLTSDPQTDTPAVLKAYTLKHGVDDPQWLFLTGDAQAMALVLGRIGQVIPSPEQHSTQLIVGDVAGKRWSKIRPDAPAAAIAQRLQLLALPVAGR; encoded by the coding sequence ATGAAGCGTGCCCATGCCTTGATCGTATGCCTGATGCTGTGTGGCAGCGCCTTGGGCCATGAACCTGCGCCTGCAGTGGCCACCGAACGCCCGGCCAGCGGTACCCGTGACGCCCAGGCCTGGTTTACCGATACACCGCTGTACGACCAGCACGGCAATACGCTGCGCTTCTACAGCGACGTGTTGAAAGATCGGGTGGTGCTGCTCAATGTCATCTTCACGAGCTGCACGGACGCCTGCCCGCTGATCACCCGCAAGTTGCTCCAAGTGCGCCAGGCACTGGGCAAGGACGCTGCGCAGGTGACGTTTATCTCCCTGACCAGCGACCCGCAGACCGACACCCCGGCGGTGCTCAAGGCCTATACCCTCAAGCACGGCGTGGACGACCCGCAATGGCTATTTCTGACCGGTGATGCACAGGCGATGGCCCTGGTGCTGGGCCGTATCGGCCAGGTGATCCCCAGCCCCGAACAACACTCCACCCAGTTGATCGTCGGCGACGTGGCCGGCAAGCGCTGGAGCAAGATCCGCCCCGATGCCCCGGCGGCCGCCATCGCCCAGCGCTTGCAACTGCTGGCACTGCCAGTGGCCGGGCGGTGA